In Deinococcus sp. Leaf326, a single genomic region encodes these proteins:
- the cydB gene encoding cytochrome d ubiquinol oxidase subunit II codes for MNIDLPTLWFGVVALTFTIYFFLEGFDFGVGLLQPFLARREAERRAMIGTVGPFWAANEVWIILAAGVIFAAFPVWYGALMTSLYPLFALILLALIGRGVAFEYRAEIDHRRWRLFWDVTSFICNALPAFLWGVIMTNMVRGLPIGAGARFQGTPLDAFDLFSLLGGLATLSLFVLHGATFLLLRLETGSELYTRARAAALSFGAAATVLVLLFVYVGFVREELFNSFGYAEWIFPVAAALNLGLIWLALTLKRDALAFIATGLTIVASTATIFLSLLPNVLPSTLGDAYTLTVQNSASEPYTLRLLTWVGVIFLPLIIGYQAWNYYVFRQRVTESGGKPSGSVLPDTEA; via the coding sequence ATGAACATCGACCTGCCCACGCTGTGGTTCGGGGTGGTGGCCCTGACCTTCACCATCTACTTCTTTCTGGAGGGCTTCGACTTCGGGGTCGGCCTGCTGCAACCCTTCCTCGCCCGCCGCGAGGCTGAGCGCCGCGCCATGATCGGCACGGTCGGTCCCTTCTGGGCGGCCAACGAAGTGTGGATCATCCTGGCGGCCGGGGTCATCTTCGCGGCGTTTCCGGTGTGGTACGGCGCCCTGATGACCTCGCTCTATCCGCTGTTCGCCCTGATCCTGCTCGCTCTCATCGGGCGCGGGGTGGCGTTCGAGTACCGCGCAGAGATCGACCACCGGCGCTGGCGGCTGTTCTGGGACGTGACTTCGTTCATCTGCAACGCCCTGCCCGCCTTCTTGTGGGGCGTCATCATGACGAATATGGTGCGCGGGCTGCCCATCGGAGCGGGGGCCAGGTTTCAGGGCACGCCGCTGGACGCCTTCGACCTGTTCAGCCTACTTGGCGGCCTGGCGACCCTGAGCCTGTTCGTACTGCACGGCGCGACCTTCCTGCTGCTGAGGTTGGAGACGGGCAGCGAACTGTACACCCGCGCCCGCGCCGCCGCGCTGAGCTTTGGGGCGGCGGCGACGGTCCTCGTGCTGTTGTTCGTGTATGTGGGGTTCGTGCGCGAGGAACTGTTCAACTCGTTCGGATACGCCGAGTGGATCTTTCCGGTGGCGGCGGCCCTGAACCTGGGCCTGATCTGGCTGGCCCTCACCCTGAAGCGCGACGCCCTGGCGTTCATCGCTACGGGTCTGACCATCGTGGCCTCGACCGCCACCATCTTCCTGAGCCTGCTGCCCAACGTGCTGCCCTCGACGCTGGGCGACGCCTATACCCTGACGGTGCAGAACAGCGCCTCCGAGCCCTACACCCTGCGCCTGCTGACCTGGGTCGGCGTGATCTTCCTGCCGCTCATCATCGGATATCAGGCGTGGAACTACTACGTGTTCCGGCAGCGAGTGACCGAGAGCGGGGGCAAACCCTCGGGGAGCGTGCTGCCCGACACCGAGGCCTAG
- a CDS encoding cytochrome ubiquinol oxidase subunit I produces MNEILGFSALDLSRFQFATTSIFHYFFVPFTVGFAFLIAVLQTLAYRSGSARMENLTRFFGHLFFINFAVGVVTGIVQEFQFGMNWQGFSNFVGNIFGVPLALEVLMAFFLESTFLGIWWFGKGRIPAWASLACIWIVSVGTMISAFWIIIANAWMQHPVGFEIRDGRAVMTDFSAIVFNPKGLEWSAHILTGSLTVGAFFVLAVSAYHLRRRHEVESFRTSFKVALVVALVGSLGVTLSGHEQGQSAVRDQPMKYAAFSALWDTPTGNQMPESLLALPSNGLRENRLEVSLPYLGSFLAFNNFNEKAQGINELQREYVAKYGPGDYVPWVWPVYWSFRVMVGLGGVMLLVSLYYIWRWRQGKLDDPGRLYPLLLVMPLAPHLANFSGFIATEMGRQPWIVQGLLRTQDAVSNLSPLTVLLSLVAFWVVYLTLIGLDVFLLTRTARAGIHEPDVETPSIPSPEYLPEGVRS; encoded by the coding sequence ATGAACGAAATCCTCGGCTTCTCAGCGCTGGACCTGTCGCGTTTTCAGTTCGCCACGACCAGCATCTTCCATTACTTCTTCGTGCCCTTCACGGTGGGCTTCGCGTTCCTGATCGCGGTGCTGCAAACGCTGGCCTACCGCAGCGGCAGCGCGCGGATGGAGAACCTCACGCGCTTTTTCGGGCACCTGTTCTTCATCAACTTCGCGGTGGGGGTGGTCACGGGCATCGTGCAGGAATTCCAGTTCGGCATGAACTGGCAGGGCTTTTCCAACTTCGTTGGGAACATCTTCGGGGTGCCGCTCGCCCTCGAAGTCCTGATGGCCTTTTTCCTGGAGAGCACCTTCCTGGGCATCTGGTGGTTCGGCAAGGGGCGCATTCCGGCATGGGCGTCGCTGGCCTGCATCTGGATCGTGTCGGTCGGGACCATGATCAGTGCCTTCTGGATCATCATCGCCAACGCCTGGATGCAGCACCCGGTCGGCTTCGAGATCCGGGACGGCCGGGCCGTCATGACCGATTTCTCGGCCATCGTCTTCAACCCCAAGGGGCTGGAGTGGTCGGCGCACATCCTGACCGGCAGCCTGACGGTCGGCGCCTTCTTCGTGCTGGCGGTCAGCGCCTACCACCTGCGCCGGCGGCACGAGGTCGAGTCCTTCCGCACGAGCTTCAAGGTAGCGCTGGTCGTGGCCCTGGTCGGCTCGCTGGGCGTCACGCTCTCGGGCCACGAGCAGGGCCAGAGTGCCGTGCGTGACCAGCCCATGAAGTACGCCGCCTTCAGTGCCCTGTGGGACACCCCCACGGGCAATCAGATGCCCGAGTCGCTGCTGGCACTGCCCAGCAATGGCCTGCGTGAAAACCGCCTGGAAGTGTCGCTGCCCTACCTCGGATCGTTCCTGGCCTTCAACAACTTCAACGAAAAGGCGCAGGGCATCAACGAGCTTCAGCGTGAATACGTGGCCAAGTACGGCCCCGGCGACTACGTGCCCTGGGTGTGGCCGGTGTACTGGTCCTTCCGGGTGATGGTCGGTCTGGGCGGCGTCATGCTTCTCGTGAGCCTGTACTACATATGGCGCTGGCGGCAGGGCAAGCTCGACGATCCCGGCCGGCTCTACCCCCTGCTGCTGGTCATGCCGCTCGCCCCCCACCTCGCCAATTTCAGTGGATTCATCGCCACCGAGATGGGCCGCCAGCCCTGGATCGTTCAGGGGCTGCTGCGCACGCAGGACGCCGTGAGCAACCTCTCGCCCCTGACGGTGCTGCTCTCGCTCGTGGCCTTCTGGGTCGTGTACCTCACCCTGATCGGGCTGGACGTGTTCCTGCTGACCCGCACCGCCCGCGCGGGCATCCATGAGCCGGATGTCGAGACGCCCTCCATCCCGTCGCCCGAATACCTGCCAGAGGGGGTCCGTTCATGA
- a CDS encoding amino acid ABC transporter ATP-binding/permease protein yields the protein MRGAAVLAALAALCGVFLAATSGVLISRAALRPEVFLSLGVLATSVRALGLGRAGLRYAERLRGHAAALRLGERLRLGLFDRFAAAGRGLTGERSGDLLARAGADLEARQFRPLRVTLPLVAFAAALAVWSGWLLTLDAGLAALSGLPLGLAALEVLALRGPAARAARQDMALTQEHGTLLLDTLAAGGEGAALRRPQLAALAAAQERAALTLARLGLAVALGQGVAFAAALVGTLWRGAALVGAGELSGPLLAAAVLGTAAAFDALSGLAAVPGAQARAELAVNRDDEALAAPPAAPAQPVPVPTGPLCLELRRVTLRRGERAVLEGACLTLQAGERVAITGASGGGKTTLLRLIARDLDPDGGAVLVSGTDLRALDPQAWRGALSLHEQHAPVLDGTLRENLRLGDPSATDARLRALLDDLGLAYLPLDGWVGEGGQALSGGERARVSLARALLRPAPLLLLDEPTAHLDPETEARVLAVLDREAAGRTLIVVTHRPAPLALAGRVLELRDGQLCSAAPSLPLAPTASPLSQRRAL from the coding sequence GTGAGGGGCGCGGCGGTCCTCGCGGCACTGGCGGCCCTGTGCGGAGTCTTTCTGGCGGCAACCTCCGGCGTGCTCATCTCGAGGGCGGCGCTGCGGCCCGAGGTCTTCTTGAGCCTGGGAGTCCTGGCGACGAGCGTGCGGGCGCTGGGGCTGGGGCGCGCGGGCCTGCGATACGCCGAGCGGCTGCGCGGCCACGCAGCGGCGCTGCGCCTGGGCGAGCGCCTGCGCCTCGGGCTGTTTGACCGTTTCGCCGCGGCCGGCCGGGGGCTGACCGGCGAGCGCAGCGGGGACCTGCTCGCCCGCGCGGGCGCCGATCTGGAAGCGCGGCAGTTCCGGCCCCTGCGGGTCACGCTGCCGCTCGTGGCCTTCGCGGCGGCCCTGGCCGTCTGGAGTGGCTGGCTGCTCACGCTGGACGCGGGACTGGCGGCGCTCTCGGGCCTGCCGCTGGGGCTCGCGGCCCTGGAGGTGCTGGCCCTGCGCGGCCCGGCGGCGCGCGCGGCCCGGCAGGACATGGCGCTGACGCAGGAACACGGCACCCTGCTGCTCGACACGCTGGCTGCCGGGGGCGAGGGCGCGGCGCTACGCCGGCCCCAGCTCGCGGCCCTCGCGGCGGCGCAGGAACGCGCGGCGCTGACCCTCGCGCGGCTGGGGCTGGCCGTGGCGCTGGGGCAGGGCGTGGCCTTTGCGGCCGCCCTGGTGGGCACGCTGTGGCGCGGCGCGGCGCTGGTGGGCGCGGGCGAGCTGAGCGGGCCACTGCTCGCCGCCGCCGTGCTGGGCACCGCCGCCGCCTTCGACGCCCTCTCCGGGCTGGCCGCCGTGCCGGGCGCGCAGGCACGGGCCGAGTTGGCCGTGAACCGCGACGACGAGGCCCTGGCCGCTCCGCCCGCAGCCCCGGCCCAGCCCGTCCCGGTGCCCACCGGCCCCCTCTGCCTGGAGCTGCGGCGCGTCACCCTGCGCCGGGGCGAACGGGCGGTGCTGGAAGGCGCGTGCCTGACCCTGCAGGCCGGCGAACGGGTGGCAATCACCGGGGCCAGCGGCGGCGGCAAGACCACCCTGCTGCGCCTGATCGCCCGTGACCTCGACCCGGACGGAGGAGCCGTACTGGTTTCCGGAACGGACCTGCGCGCCCTCGACCCGCAGGCCTGGCGCGGCGCCCTGAGCCTGCACGAACAGCACGCCCCGGTGCTGGACGGCACCCTGCGCGAGAACCTACGCCTGGGGGACCCGTCGGCCACCGACGCGCGGCTCCGGGCCCTCTTGGACGACCTCGGCCTGGCCTACCTGCCGCTGGACGGCTGGGTGGGCGAGGGCGGACAGGCGCTGAGCGGCGGCGAGCGCGCCCGCGTGAGCCTCGCGCGCGCGCTGCTGCGGCCCGCTCCCCTGCTGCTGCTCGACGAGCCGACCGCGCACCTCGACCCCGAGACCGAGGCTCGGGTGCTCGCCGTACTCGACCGCGAGGCCGCCGGGCGCACCCTGATCGTCGTCACGCACCGGCCCGCGCCGCTGGCACTCGCGGGCCGGGTACTGGAACTGCGGGACGGGCAGCTCTGCTCCGCCGCTCCTTCCCTTCCCCTGGCCCCCACCGCTTCCCCCCTTTCCCAGAGGCGCGCCCTATGA
- a CDS encoding ABC transporter ATP-binding protein/permease translates to MSLPLSPPESASSRSPSRPAPPLAAAPAPSAARGALGWLSRSAPVRRALALSTLLSAAALACTGAAWVITARLVAAGLLDRALPALSELLLVGALLLGRVGLNALREFLGARLAARMVRQWRAELVAHALALGPAAGEGGDGTGTAGLLDLDRELTRLTPYYARYLPGAAHSALAFALVAGLTLWLDPLSGVLLLIAGPLAVLLLALAGLATGAATERQWLAQTRLSARLLTLVRELPTLHAFGGAATYRDVLARSARQQRETTMRVLRVAFLSGFVMDFAATLSTAVIAVWIGVRLFGGTAELAPTLAALMLVPEFFGPLRALGADRHAAMDAEPLAARLRTLLSRGAAPQGAATVAPGVPALTFSGARADLGERVPGTLNAVLAPGTHAALQGPSGSGKTTLLQALRKHRPHQGKIRVNGAALDTLEAAAWQARVALVPQHPRLLAASLRDNLRLSRPDTADAVLWTALEATGLAALARGLPQGLDTPLGEGGTWLSGGETARLALARALLSGADVVLLDEVTAHLDPASEAGVYAAAAQALAGRTVLLATHRDPPAGWPVLTLHGGSA, encoded by the coding sequence ATGAGTCTGCCTCTCTCCCCCCCAGAATCCGCTTCCTCCCGGTCCCCTTCGCGGCCCGCGCCTCCGCTCGCCGCGGCTCCGGCTCCTTCGGCGGCGCGCGGCGCCCTGGGCTGGCTGTCGCGTTCGGCACCCGTGCGGCGTGCCCTGGCCCTCAGCACCCTGCTCAGCGCCGCGGCGCTGGCCTGCACGGGCGCGGCCTGGGTGATCACGGCCCGGCTGGTCGCCGCGGGCCTGCTGGACCGCGCCCTGCCCGCCCTCTCCGAACTTCTGCTCGTCGGCGCGCTGCTGCTGGGCCGGGTGGGCCTCAACGCCCTGCGCGAATTTCTGGGTGCCCGGCTCGCCGCGCGGATGGTGCGGCAGTGGCGCGCCGAACTCGTCGCCCACGCCCTGGCCCTGGGGCCGGCGGCCGGCGAGGGCGGAGACGGGACCGGCACGGCCGGCCTGCTCGACCTCGACCGCGAACTGACGCGCCTGACGCCCTACTACGCGCGTTACCTGCCCGGCGCGGCGCACTCGGCGCTGGCCTTCGCGCTGGTCGCGGGGCTGACCCTGTGGCTCGATCCGCTCAGCGGCGTGCTGCTGCTCATCGCCGGACCGCTGGCGGTGCTGCTGCTGGCCCTAGCGGGGCTGGCGACCGGCGCGGCGACCGAGCGGCAGTGGCTTGCGCAGACCCGGCTCTCGGCGCGGCTGCTGACCCTGGTCCGCGAGCTGCCCACCCTGCATGCGTTCGGTGGCGCGGCCACCTACCGCGACGTGTTGGCCCGCAGCGCCCGGCAGCAGCGCGAGACGACCATGCGCGTGCTGCGCGTGGCCTTTCTCAGCGGGTTCGTCATGGATTTCGCCGCGACCCTGTCCACCGCCGTCATCGCGGTCTGGATCGGCGTGCGGCTCTTCGGGGGCACGGCCGAGCTCGCGCCGACGCTGGCCGCGCTCATGCTCGTGCCCGAGTTCTTCGGGCCGCTGCGGGCCCTGGGCGCCGACCGTCACGCCGCGATGGACGCCGAGCCGCTGGCCGCGCGGCTGCGTACCCTGCTGTCGCGCGGGGCGGCCCCGCAGGGCGCGGCGACGGTAGCCCCCGGTGTCCCCGCCCTGACCTTTTCGGGCGCGCGGGCCGACCTGGGTGAGCGGGTGCCCGGCACCCTGAACGCCGTGCTGGCTCCGGGCACCCACGCCGCGCTGCAGGGACCCAGCGGCAGCGGCAAGACCACCCTGCTCCAGGCCCTGCGCAAGCACCGGCCCCACCAGGGCAAGATCCGGGTGAACGGCGCGGCGCTGGACACGCTGGAAGCGGCCGCCTGGCAGGCGCGCGTGGCGCTGGTGCCGCAGCACCCCCGGCTGCTGGCCGCGAGCCTGCGCGACAACCTGCGCCTGAGCCGCCCGGATACGGCCGACGCGGTGCTGTGGACCGCTCTGGAGGCGACCGGTCTCGCGGCCCTGGCGCGCGGGCTGCCGCAGGGGCTGGACACCCCGCTGGGCGAGGGCGGCACCTGGCTCTCGGGCGGCGAGACAGCGCGGCTGGCCCTGGCGCGGGCGCTGCTGTCGGGAGCCGACGTGGTGCTGCTCGACGAGGTGACGGCCCACCTCGACCCGGCGAGCGAGGCCGGGGTGTACGCGGCCGCCGCACAGGCACTCGCGGGCCGCACGGTGCTGCTCGCCACGCACCGGGACCCGCCCGCCGGCTGGCCCGTCCTGACCCTGCATGGGGGGAGCGCGTGA
- a CDS encoding GMC family oxidoreductase, with the protein MPHAELPRDLDVLVIGTGAGGSPLLARLASAGLKVAALEAGVRHPPEQIATDEVAQAGIFWMDERLSAGGDAVSFGRNNSGRGVGGSTLHYTAYTPRAQADDFALHTEFGQGVDWPLTYADLEPYYDEIEQFIGVSGPAEYPWGSPRKQPYRHPPLPMNGAARLMEKACAEIGMRTSPAANAALSRAQEQEGYGTRHVCTNRGFCQAGCSVGAKASMDITFLALAEARGATIVDGAFVTGLTVENGRVTGAEFTRGEEKEWLGARVVVLAAGAIETPRMLLMQGLANSSGQVGRNFMAHVGVQVWGLVEDDLRPYKGIPGGLISEDTHRLPGLVGGYLLQSLGVMPVTYATQYARGTGKWGPELVRHLSRYNHVAGINVLGECLPYDHNYLELSDELDVRGLPKPRVHFTFGDNERRMTEHAEALMRDLWARIGAQDVWSLPRAAHTIGTARMGADPATSVVDPYGRAHDLAGLRICDNSTFPSALSVNPALTQMALSLRTADALLSDFKEHRA; encoded by the coding sequence ATGCCGCACGCTGAGTTGCCCCGTGATCTCGACGTGCTGGTTATCGGTACGGGGGCCGGTGGGTCGCCGCTGCTGGCGCGCCTGGCCTCGGCGGGCCTGAAGGTCGCGGCCCTTGAGGCCGGCGTGCGCCATCCGCCCGAACAGATCGCCACCGACGAGGTCGCGCAGGCGGGCATCTTCTGGATGGACGAGCGGCTCTCGGCGGGCGGCGACGCCGTGTCGTTCGGGCGCAACAACAGCGGCCGGGGCGTGGGCGGCAGCACGCTGCACTACACTGCCTACACGCCGCGCGCCCAGGCCGACGACTTCGCGCTGCACACCGAGTTCGGGCAGGGCGTGGACTGGCCGCTGACCTACGCGGACCTCGAACCCTACTACGACGAGATCGAGCAGTTCATCGGCGTCTCCGGCCCCGCCGAGTACCCCTGGGGCTCGCCACGTAAGCAGCCCTACCGCCACCCCCCGCTGCCCATGAACGGCGCGGCCCGCCTGATGGAAAAGGCCTGCGCCGAGATCGGGATGCGGACCTCGCCGGCCGCCAACGCCGCCCTGAGCCGCGCCCAGGAGCAGGAGGGTTACGGCACCCGCCACGTCTGCACCAACCGCGGCTTTTGCCAGGCGGGCTGCTCGGTGGGGGCCAAGGCCAGCATGGATATCACCTTCCTGGCGCTGGCCGAGGCCCGCGGAGCGACCATCGTGGACGGCGCCTTCGTCACCGGCCTGACGGTCGAGAACGGCCGCGTGACCGGCGCCGAATTCACGCGCGGCGAGGAAAAAGAGTGGCTCGGGGCGCGTGTGGTCGTGCTGGCCGCCGGGGCCATCGAGACGCCCCGGATGCTGCTTATGCAGGGCCTGGCCAACAGCAGCGGTCAGGTCGGGCGCAACTTCATGGCGCACGTCGGCGTGCAGGTCTGGGGACTGGTCGAGGACGACCTGCGCCCCTACAAGGGCATTCCCGGCGGCCTCATCAGCGAGGACACTCACCGCCTGCCGGGCTTGGTCGGCGGCTACCTGCTGCAGTCGCTGGGCGTCATGCCCGTGACCTACGCCACGCAGTACGCGCGCGGCACCGGCAAGTGGGGTCCCGAACTCGTGCGTCACCTGAGCCGCTACAACCATGTCGCGGGCATCAACGTTCTTGGCGAGTGCCTGCCCTATGACCACAACTACCTCGAGCTCTCGGACGAACTCGACGTGCGCGGGCTGCCCAAGCCGCGCGTGCATTTCACCTTCGGCGACAACGAGCGCCGCATGACCGAGCACGCCGAGGCCCTCATGCGCGACCTGTGGGCCCGTATCGGCGCGCAGGACGTGTGGTCACTGCCGCGCGCCGCCCACACCATCGGTACGGCGCGCATGGGCGCCGACCCGGCGACGAGCGTCGTGGACCCCTACGGCCGCGCGCATGACCTCGCGGGCCTGCGCATCTGTGACAACTCGACCTTTCCCAGCGCCCTGAGCGTCAATCCCGCCCTGACCCAGATGGCCCTGAGCCTACGCACCGCCGACGCGCTGCTGAGCGATTTCAAGGAGCACCGCGCATGA
- a CDS encoding Gfo/Idh/MocA family protein yields the protein MTESREQTALPQPKPEQTGYAVIGLGKLTLEELLPAFAVGRASRLAAVVSGDPAEARAAALAYGLTEADAYSYDDFEKLGERDDVHAVYIVLPNSLHREYTERAAKIGKHVLCEKPLATSVEDAEAMVRACKDAGVFLMTAYRCQYTPHHWAARDAVQSGRLGQIKLMHSVNVQVEPNEGQWRLRRELAGGGSLPDVGLYCVNTVRFLLGEEPYEVSGTLYSTPGDERFREVEESVTWQMRFPSGVVAQCACSYGAATARSIDVFGTEGRLAIDPAFDYQNLRLTVQTGQDVTEVRVPPEDQFRLETDHFSRRIQEGCAPYTPGEEGLQDQKIMAAIYQSAHEGGRPVALERFEGRDVFRGAAPERS from the coding sequence ATGACCGAATCCAGAGAACAGACCGCCCTGCCGCAGCCCAAGCCCGAGCAGACTGGATACGCCGTGATCGGGCTGGGCAAACTGACCCTCGAGGAACTGCTGCCCGCCTTTGCGGTGGGGCGGGCCTCGCGCCTCGCGGCCGTCGTGAGCGGCGACCCCGCCGAGGCCAGGGCGGCCGCGCTGGCCTACGGTCTGACCGAAGCCGACGCCTACAGCTACGACGACTTCGAGAAACTGGGCGAGCGGGACGACGTGCACGCGGTCTACATCGTGTTGCCCAACAGCCTGCACCGCGAATACACTGAACGCGCCGCCAAGATCGGCAAGCACGTGCTGTGTGAAAAGCCCCTGGCGACCAGCGTCGAGGACGCCGAGGCGATGGTCAGGGCCTGCAAGGACGCGGGCGTGTTCCTCATGACCGCCTACCGCTGCCAGTACACCCCGCACCACTGGGCCGCGCGCGACGCCGTGCAGTCCGGGCGCCTCGGGCAGATCAAGCTCATGCACTCGGTGAACGTGCAGGTCGAGCCCAACGAGGGACAGTGGCGCCTGCGGCGTGAGCTGGCGGGTGGCGGCTCGCTGCCGGACGTGGGGCTGTACTGCGTGAACACGGTGCGCTTCCTGCTGGGTGAGGAACCCTACGAGGTCAGCGGCACCCTGTACTCGACACCGGGAGACGAACGGTTCAGGGAAGTCGAGGAGAGCGTGACGTGGCAGATGCGCTTCCCCAGCGGCGTCGTGGCCCAGTGCGCCTGCTCGTACGGCGCGGCGACGGCCCGCAGCATTGACGTGTTCGGTACCGAGGGGCGGCTCGCCATCGACCCGGCCTTCGACTATCAGAACCTGCGGCTGACTGTACAGACCGGCCAGGACGTGACCGAGGTCCGCGTGCCCCCGGAAGACCAGTTCAGACTGGAGACCGACCACTTCTCGCGTCGGATTCAGGAGGGGTGCGCGCCCTACACCCCCGGCGAGGAAGGATTGCAGGACCAGAAGATCATGGCGGCCATCTACCAGAGTGCCCACGAGGGGGGCCGCCCGGTCGCCCTGGAACGTTTTGAGGGCCGTGACGTGTTCCGGGGCGCGGCGCCCGAGAGGAGCTGA
- a CDS encoding family 1 glycosylhydrolase, whose translation MPKDNFLAALERIDPRVKGRKVYTGSEFAGKHGSHGEGQPTGHRGNFMFATGIECSYPLVRGGPGGDKVRRDQMRECGHYEHWEQDFDLVHGLGIKYLRYGLPYHLVNPAPGKYDWEFADEVMGRLKKLGIIPILDLLHFGLPDWLGDFQNPEFPAHFAVYAGEVARRYSWVRFFTPVNEIYVTARTSALDGLWNEGMKSQRAFITALKHAAAASCLACQAVVQQRPDAIFVQSESAEYLHDACATPRDDLRLHNKLSYLSLDLLYAKLPDAEVYRHVRDHGMTDAEFQWFMSCEPPGHHIIGNDYYGRNERIVLPDRSEVLAEDVLGWHELACRFYHRYHKPVMHTETNTFDTERNPSWLWKQWINVLHLRRADVPVVGFTWYSLTDQIDWDTSLAELNGRVNAVGLYDLARNPRPVEAAYRQVLEQFGQITLVPHGEMFEFTTEPASLKVPV comes from the coding sequence ATGCCCAAGGACAATTTCCTGGCGGCGCTGGAGCGCATTGACCCCAGGGTGAAGGGCCGCAAGGTCTACACCGGCAGCGAGTTCGCCGGGAAGCACGGCTCGCACGGCGAGGGCCAGCCGACCGGTCACCGGGGCAACTTCATGTTCGCTACCGGGATCGAGTGCTCGTATCCGCTCGTGCGCGGCGGCCCCGGCGGCGACAAGGTGCGGCGCGACCAGATGCGCGAGTGCGGGCACTACGAGCACTGGGAACAGGACTTCGACCTCGTGCACGGCCTGGGCATCAAGTACCTGCGCTACGGCCTGCCCTATCACCTCGTAAATCCGGCGCCCGGCAAGTACGACTGGGAATTCGCCGACGAGGTCATGGGCCGCCTGAAGAAGCTGGGCATCATTCCCATCCTCGACCTGCTGCACTTCGGGCTGCCGGACTGGCTGGGCGACTTCCAGAATCCCGAGTTCCCGGCCCACTTCGCCGTGTACGCGGGCGAGGTCGCGCGGCGCTACAGCTGGGTGCGCTTCTTCACCCCGGTCAACGAGATCTACGTGACCGCCCGCACGAGTGCCCTCGACGGTCTCTGGAACGAGGGGATGAAGAGTCAGCGCGCCTTCATCACGGCGCTCAAACACGCAGCGGCGGCGAGCTGCCTGGCCTGTCAGGCGGTCGTGCAGCAGCGTCCCGACGCCATCTTCGTCCAGAGTGAGAGTGCGGAGTACCTGCACGACGCCTGCGCCACCCCGCGCGACGACCTGCGGCTGCACAACAAGCTCAGCTACCTCTCGCTGGACCTGCTGTACGCCAAGCTGCCCGACGCCGAGGTCTACCGGCACGTCCGCGACCACGGCATGACCGACGCCGAGTTCCAGTGGTTCATGTCCTGCGAGCCGCCGGGCCACCACATCATCGGCAACGACTACTACGGCCGCAACGAGCGCATCGTGCTGCCCGACCGCAGCGAGGTACTGGCCGAGGACGTGCTTGGCTGGCACGAACTCGCCTGCCGGTTCTACCACCGCTACCACAAGCCTGTGATGCATACCGAGACGAATACCTTCGACACCGAGCGCAACCCGAGCTGGCTATGGAAGCAGTGGATCAACGTGCTGCACCTGCGCCGGGCCGACGTGCCGGTGGTGGGCTTCACGTGGTACTCGCTGACCGACCAGATCGACTGGGACACCTCGCTCGCCGAGCTCAACGGGCGCGTGAACGCCGTGGGCCTGTACGACCTCGCCCGCAATCCCCGCCCGGTCGAGGCCGCCTACCGTCAGGTCCTCGAACAGTTCGGGCAGATCACGCTCGTGCCGCACGGCGAGATGTTCGAGTTCACGACCGAACCGGCCAGCCTGAAGGTGCCGGTATGA
- a CDS encoding alpha/beta fold hydrolase: MTAPAAGRRWALVHGFGTSRGIWRRVLEDLPGGALTPELPGFGDNADAGRPGQTTADMAESLALTLRAAGEGPYRLAGHSMGGKVVVLLAARYPDLVDELLLIAPSPPTPEPMSDEDRARLRAAHGDAAALTRQYHDVIRAPVPQEDFDGLVRDGLRADAEAWVAWPDVGSLEDIRSELGGLRAPVTVLYSEDDPAITPDTIRRKVLGALPQARAVALRGSGHFIPLERPQDVLALLTAQEAQA, from the coding sequence ATGACCGCGCCCGCAGCGGGTCGGCGCTGGGCGCTCGTCCACGGCTTCGGAACCTCGCGCGGGATATGGCGGCGGGTTCTGGAAGACCTGCCCGGCGGAGCGCTAACCCCCGAACTGCCGGGCTTCGGCGACAACGCGGACGCTGGCCGCCCCGGCCAGACGACCGCCGACATGGCCGAGTCGCTGGCCCTGACCCTGCGCGCGGCGGGGGAGGGGCCCTACCGCCTCGCCGGGCACTCGATGGGCGGCAAGGTGGTCGTGCTGCTCGCGGCCCGGTACCCCGACCTCGTGGACGAACTGCTGCTGATCGCGCCCTCGCCGCCCACTCCCGAGCCGATGTCGGATGAGGACCGCGCCCGGCTGCGCGCCGCACACGGCGACGCGGCCGCGCTGACCCGGCAGTACCACGACGTCATCCGGGCGCCCGTGCCGCAGGAAGATTTCGACGGCCTCGTGCGCGACGGCCTGCGCGCCGATGCCGAAGCCTGGGTCGCCTGGCCCGATGTGGGAAGCCTGGAGGACATCCGCAGCGAGCTCGGTGGCCTGCGTGCGCCCGTCACGGTGCTGTACTCCGAGGACGACCCGGCGATCACCCCCGACACCATCCGCCGGAAGGTGCTCGGCGCGCTGCCGCAGGCCCGCGCCGTCGCCCTTCGTGGCAGCGGCCACTTCATTCCTCTGGAGCGCCCGCAGGACGTCTTGGCGCTCTTGACTGCCCAGGAGGCGCAGGCATGA